In a single window of the Renibacterium salmoninarum ATCC 33209 genome:
- a CDS encoding NAD(P)-dependent oxidoreductase, with amino-acid sequence MKIAVIGATGMVGREVAAEALKRGHQVTAVSRAGSPVESSAAATAQAATLGDVVEMTALAQAHDVVISATGPSRTGGDHQEWLNANQRTFDAIGDTRILVVGGAGSLLLPDGSRLVDSAEFPEAYKAEALSAARLLELLRSQAERLDWTMLSPSPVIAPGERTGNYTTAKDTPAGDKISSQDFAVAMLDEVEKPAHRRARFTAAN; translated from the coding sequence ATGAAAATCGCCGTTATCGGAGCCACCGGCATGGTCGGTCGCGAAGTTGCTGCTGAAGCTCTCAAGCGTGGCCATCAAGTGACCGCTGTATCTCGAGCTGGAAGCCCGGTTGAGTCCTCAGCTGCCGCAACTGCGCAGGCCGCGACTTTGGGCGACGTCGTTGAGATGACCGCCCTTGCCCAAGCGCACGACGTCGTTATCTCAGCTACCGGTCCAAGCCGCACCGGCGGCGACCACCAAGAATGGTTGAACGCGAACCAGCGCACCTTCGACGCCATTGGAGATACCAGAATTTTAGTAGTCGGCGGAGCGGGTTCATTGCTGCTCCCGGACGGCAGTCGTCTAGTGGATTCGGCAGAGTTTCCAGAGGCCTATAAGGCTGAGGCACTCAGCGCGGCTCGTTTGCTGGAACTGCTGAGGAGCCAGGCCGAGCGTTTGGACTGGACCATGCTCAGCCCTTCGCCCGTCATAGCACCCGGCGAGCGCACCGGCAACTACACGACGGCAAAAGACACGCCGGCCGGCGACAAGATCTCCAGCCAAGACTTCGCCGTTGCCATGCTCGACGAAGTTGAAAAACCAGCACACCGTCGCGCGCGGTTTACCGCTGCGAACTGA